From a region of the Buteo buteo chromosome 7, bButBut1.hap1.1, whole genome shotgun sequence genome:
- the ATP13A5 gene encoding putative cation-transporting ATPase 13A5 has product MEEKFWKDHCMLLNKDEENELEIFGYKTQGCRKALCIAGYVLSCGALLLLFYWKPEWDVWANCTRCSLEEADIVLLRTTDEFQRYSRKKVTWIDLSTLALPVGSDLGGPLVADKDSVINRAVMKPQLKMRCIQVQKIRYIWDFSIKEFKKVGSLEDGNTCHSIHHKFGAGLTREEQKIRQLVCGPNAIEVEIRPIWKLLFKEILNPFYVFQAFTLTLWLSQGYTEYSVAIIILTIISVGLTVYDLRQQSTKLHDLVEEHNKVQVTVCTKSEGCEELESCYLVPGHMFLLDGKKLSLPCDAVLIDGSCIVNEGMLTGESIPVTKTPLPLVESPMPWKTHSMEDYRRHILFCGTEVIQVKPTGRGPARAVVLQTGFNTAKGDLVRSILYPKPVNFKLYRDAFKFIVGLSVIGMFGLIYTVCVFVSHKKPVADVVAMALLLLTVAVPPAIPAALTTGTVYAQRRLKKKKIFCINPQRINICGQINLVCFDKTGTLTEDGLDLWGVIPSEGSRFQEIHKFPSSTPLPWGPVCGAMASCHSLVVLDKKIQGDPLDLKMFDGTHWEVEDSSTAQDGTGALDTCIVRPGPKASNAPVEGIAILHQFPFSSGLQRMSVVSQKIGEEQYDLYMKGAPEIVSSFCRQDTVPANFLKELKTYTSQGFRVIALAHKVLNLGKDVDVSNLNREEAESGLEFLGLLVMENRLKQETKPVLQELAAAHIRNVMVTGDNLQTAVTVARNAGMIHTGSKVILIEANEPEGSAPASIAWQLAEDRKENTAALCEVCANTEEKITLEGETCNYHFAMNGKSYQVIIKHFYSLLPKILVNATVFARMSPGQKSSLIEEFQKLDYYVGMCGDGANDCGALKMAHAGISLSEQEASVASPFTSQIPNIQCVPELIREGRAALVASFAVVKYLTLYGLIQFVGTALLFWQLQIFGIHQYLIQDVIITLLVCLTMSLTEAYPKLAPYRPPGQLISPPLLLSITLNVCFTIIMQTCGFLLVKQQPWYVVLAGQRYGSPGNQTVSPTSPGENGTSSGAQSTVLSYEDTTLWPLSSINCIIVAFVFSKGKPFRKPIYTNYLFSVLLALQLAICLFLFFADIDAVYSGMQFLYTPMIWRVYVLLMLLVTFCVSFFTEDVILQNKHLWLLIKSCFGYQSNSQYRKWQRILQRDPNWPPVNAEDFAAKSTDEVYVNPAYKYSDED; this is encoded by the exons ATGGAGGAAAAGTTTTGGAAGGATCATTGTATGCTTCTCAACaaggatgaagaaaatgagCTG GAGATTTTTGGCTACAAAACTCAAGGCTGCCGAAAGGCCTTGTGCATTGCTGGATACGTCTTGTCCTgtggggctctgctgctgctcttttacTGGAAGCCAGAGTGGGATGTGTGGGCAAACTGCACCCGCTGCAGCTTGGAAGAAGCGGACATTGTTCTGCTCAGAACAACA GATGAGTTTCAGAGGTACAGCAGGAAGAAAGTGACCTGGATTGATTTGTCCACATTGGCTCTACCTGTTGGTAGTGATTTAGGTGGTCCTCTTGTAGCTGATAAAGACTCTGTCATAAACAGAGCTGTAATGAAGCCACAGTTAAAG ATGAGATGTATCCAGGTGCAGAAAATCCGTTATATTTGGGACTTTTCCATAAAAGAATTCAAGAAAGTTGG ATCATTAGAAGATGGCAACACATGTCACAGCATACACCACAAGTTTGGAGCTGGCCTCACAAGGGAAGAACAGAAGATCAG GCAGCTGGTGTGTGGGCCTAATGCCATCGAAGTTGAAATTCGTCCTATTTGgaagttactttttaaagaG ATTTTAAACCCCTTCTACGTGTTCCAAGCCTTCACCCTCACGCTGTGGCTGAGCCAAGGCTACACTGAGTATTCAGTGGCCATCATAATCCTGACGATCATTTCTGTTGGCTTAACTGTGTATGACCTCAGACAG CAGTCTACCAAGCTGCATGACCTCGTTGAGGAGCATAACAAAGTCCAGGTTACAGTCTGCACGAAGAGCGAAG GTTGTGAAGAGCTGGAGTCTTGTTACTTAGTCCCTGGACACATGTTTCTTTTAGATGGAAAAAAGCTCTCTCTCCCATGTGATGCTGTCCTGATTGATGGAAGCTGCATTGTGAATGAAGGGATGCTCACAG GTGAAAGCATTCCGGTTACTAAAACCCCCTTGCCCCTCGTGGAGAGTCCGATGCCCTGGAAAACCCACAGCATGGAAGACTATCGGAGACACATCCTCTTTTGTGGGACAGAAGTCATACAGGTGAAGCCAACGGGCAGAGGGCCAGCAAGAGCCGTCGTGCTGCAAACCG GGTTCAATACAGCTAAAGGTGACCTGGTGAGATCCATCCTCTACCCCAAGCCGGTGAACTTCAAACTCTACAGAGATGCCTTCAAGTTCATTGTAGGCCTCTCCGTCATTGGCATGTTTGGGCTCATCTACAcggtgtgtgtgtttgtgtccCACAAG AAGCCGGTGGCAGATGTGGTGGCTAtggccctcctcctcctcaccgtGGCTGTGCCTCCCGCTATCCCTGCTGCCTTGACAACAGGCACTGTTtatgcccaaaggaggctgaagaaaaagaagattttctgCATCAACCCACAGAGGATTAATATCTGCGGGCAGATCAACCTTGTTTGCTTTGACAAA ACGGGCACGCTGACAGAAGACGGACTGGACCTGTGGGGTGTCATCCCTTCTGAGGGAAGCCG GTTTCAGGAAATCCATAAGTTCCCATCCAGCACTCCTCTGCCCTGGGGACCTGTGTGCGGAGCCATGGCGAGCTGTCATTCACTGGTTGTGTTGGACAAGAAGATTCAAGGAGATCCACTGGACTTGAAAATGTTCGACGGCACACACTGG GAGGTAGAAGACTCCAGCACAGCTCAGGATGGGACTGGTGCTCTTGACACCTGCATTGTTAGACCGGGGCCGAAGGCCAGCAAT GCTCCCGTGGAAGGAATAGCAATCTTACATCaattcccattttcttctgGGCTGCAGAGGATGTCTGTTGTTTCACAGAAGATCGGAGAGGAACAGTACGACCTGTACATGAAAGGAGCACCAGAAATAGTGTCCAGCTTTTGTAGACAAGATACTG TCCCAGCTAATTTCTTAAAGGAGCTTAAGACGTACACAAGCCAAGGCTTCAGAGTCATTGCCCTGGCCCATAAAGTGCTAAACCTAGGAAAGGATGTAGATGTGAGCAACCTAAACAG AGAGGAGGCAGAGTCTGGGCTGGAGTTCCTGGGCCTCCTGGTGATGGAGAACCGCCTGAAGCAGGAGACGAAGCCTGTGCTGCAAGAGCTGGCTGCCGCCCATATCAGGAATGTCATGGTCACAG GGGACAACTTGCAGACAGCTGTCACGGTGGCCAGGAACGCGGGTATGATTCACACGGGCAGCAAAGTCATCCTCATCGAAGCAAACGAACCAGAGGGCTCCGCTCCAGCTTCCATTGCCTGGCAATTGGCAGAAGACcgcaaagaaaacacagctgctCTCTGT GAGGTATGTGCTAATACCGAGGAAAAGATCACCTTGGAAGGAGAAACCTGCAACTACCATTTTGCAATGAATGGAAAGTCCTATCAGGTTATTATAAAGCACTTCTACAGCTTGCTGCCAAAA ATACTGGTGAACGCGACTGTCTTTGCTAGGATGTCTCCTGGCCAGAAATCCAGCCTTATTGAAGAGTTTCAGAAACTCGA TTACTACGTGGGTATGTGTGGTGATGGTGCCAATGACTGTGGG GCTTTGAAAATGGCCCATGCAGGGATATCACTGTCAGAGCAGGAGGCATCCGTGGCCTCGCCTTTCACCTCCCAAATCCCCAACATCCAGTGTGTGCCGGAGCTGATCAG GGAAGGTCGAGCTGCTTTGGTTGCTTCCTTCGCTGTGGTTAAATACCTGACCCTTTATGGCCTGATTCAGTTTGTTGGTACCGCTCTACTCTTTTGG cagctgcaaatCTTTGGGATTCACCAGTATTTGATACAAGACGTCATCATTACCCTTCTGGTTTGCCTAACAA TGAGTTTGACCGAAGCCTATCCAAAGCTGGCACCTTATCGCCCTCCCGGCCAGCTcatctctcctcctctgctgctctccaTCACCCTCAACGTCTGCTTTACCATAATCATGCAAACCTGTGGCTTCCTTCTGGTGAAGCAGCAGCCCTGGTATGTAGTGCTAGCCGGCCAGAG ATATGGCTCTCCAGGGAACCAGACCGTGTCCCCCACCAGCCCAGGGGAAAACGGTACCAGCAGTGGTGCCCAGAGCACTGTCCTCAGTTACGAAGACACTACGCTGTGGCCGCTGTCTTCTATCAACTGCATTATTGTGGCCTTCGTCTTTTCCAAGGGAAAGCCTTTCCGGAAGCCCATCTACACCAACT ATTTATTTTCAGTCCTCCTGGCCCTCCAGCTTGCAATCTGCCTCTTCCTGTTCTTCGCTGACATTGATGCTGTGTACAGTGGCATGCAG